A genomic segment from Oncorhynchus keta strain PuntledgeMale-10-30-2019 chromosome 9, Oket_V2, whole genome shotgun sequence encodes:
- the si:busm1-57f23.1 gene encoding cystatin-1, translated as MAPQLLPLLSLVSTLYLVAQGQEQPQPIEEEPITAKNIQLLGGWFSRDPESLEVQTTAKAAVDHFNTQSNARKFFRLINVISAETQVTNVINYRIEVIIGKTKCLKTEHNSDVESCVLGKKRLTCTFEVWFNPRNEKYEISNSSCQKQI; from the exons ATGGCTCCCCAGTTGTTGCCGTTGTTGTCTCTGGTCTCAACTCTCTACCTGGTGGCCCAGGGACAGGAGCAGCCTCAACCCATAGAGGAGGAACCTATCACAGCGA AGAACATCCAGCTTCTGGGTGGCTGGTTCAGCAGAGACCCAGAGAGCCTGGAGGTGCAGACCACTGCTAAAGCTGCTGTGGACCACTTTAACACCCAGTCTAATGCCAGGAAATTCTTCAGACTGATCAATGTCATCTCCGCTGAGACTCAG GTGACTAACGTGATCAACTATAGGATCGAGGTGATCATCGGGAAGACCAAGTGCCTCAAGACGGAGCACAACTCAGATGTGGAGTCCTGTGTCCTGGGGAAAAAG CGCCTGACATGTACGTTTGAGGTGTGGTTTAACCCTCGCAATGAAAAGTACGAGATCTCCAACTCCTCTTGCCAGAAGCAAATCTGA